Proteins found in one Clostridium kluyveri DSM 555 genomic segment:
- a CDS encoding response regulator transcription factor: MACKKILIVEDEIKIARFVQLELEHEGYMVDQTGDGRVGLEKALKGGYDLIILDVMLPSLNGMEVLRRLRQISEIPVIMLTAKDEIMDKVMGLDIGAEDYMTKPFAIEELLARIRVVFKHKSNNNVKVNNIINAGSLQMDIGRHIVTYENSGIDLTKKEFDLLKYLMVNKDIALSRENILEKVWGYDYLGDTNIVDVYIRYLRSKIDDKFNKKYIYTIRGLGYQFRYE; the protein is encoded by the coding sequence ATGGCCTGTAAAAAAATTCTTATTGTTGAAGATGAAATAAAAATAGCCAGATTTGTTCAGCTGGAACTTGAACATGAAGGGTATATGGTTGATCAGACTGGAGATGGGAGAGTGGGATTGGAAAAAGCCTTAAAAGGAGGCTATGACCTTATAATACTTGATGTTATGCTTCCCTCCCTCAATGGAATGGAAGTACTTAGAAGACTCAGGCAAATCTCGGAAATTCCCGTTATCATGCTTACTGCAAAGGATGAGATTATGGATAAGGTTATGGGACTTGATATAGGTGCAGAGGATTATATGACAAAACCCTTTGCTATAGAGGAACTTCTTGCAAGAATTAGGGTGGTGTTTAAACATAAAAGCAATAATAATGTAAAAGTTAATAATATTATTAACGCAGGTAGTCTGCAAATGGATATTGGCAGACATATTGTTACATATGAAAATTCAGGAATAGATTTAACAAAAAAGGAATTTGATCTTTTAAAATATTTAATGGTAAATAAAGATATTGCACTTTCCAGAGAAAATATCCTAGAAAAAGTCTGGGGATATGATTATTTAGGGGATACAAATATAGTAGATGTGTATATTCGTTATTTAAGAAGTAAAATTGATGATAAATTCAACAAAAAGTATATATATACCATTCGTGGATTGGGGTATCAATTTAGGTATGAATAA
- a CDS encoding sensor histidine kinase: MNNRKPLYKILFKIIKILFSFSKMIFKFSYDLIEDIAWNILEKFRFSLTFKITITYVFSFIMVFSLIGVCIMASFKYYIDKGINDDYMSILGGIIFISNVIGLFIIAIVVSKASKKFLSPLKSMTDTVREISINALDKRLNVKGSKNELKDLAKTFNEMLDRIESSVEQQNQFVSDASHELRTPISVIQGYANLLYRWGKNDREVLEESINAIKSESENMKELVEKLLFLARGDKNAQKVEKEDFILSELINELIRETKLVHKDHHIESDHNEKFSVYADRKLIKEALRIFMDNSIKYTKKGGTIKLDSHFIQHTNTAVITVADTGIGISKEHIPHIFERFYRADKSRTKSSGGTGLGLSIAKWILDMHQGTIDVWSELDIGTVIKITFPVK; encoded by the coding sequence ATGAATAATAGAAAACCTCTGTATAAAATACTGTTTAAAATCATAAAAATACTATTTTCATTTTCAAAGATGATTTTTAAATTTTCATATGATCTTATAGAAGATATTGCTTGGAATATTTTAGAAAAATTTAGATTTTCATTAACTTTTAAAATTACAATAACTTATGTATTTAGTTTCATCATGGTTTTCTCACTAATAGGAGTTTGTATAATGGCCAGCTTCAAATACTATATAGATAAGGGAATAAATGATGATTATATGTCGATTTTAGGAGGTATTATATTTATATCCAATGTTATAGGATTATTTATCATTGCCATTGTAGTTTCAAAAGCCAGTAAAAAATTTTTATCTCCGTTAAAAAGTATGACAGATACTGTAAGGGAAATATCTATAAATGCCCTGGATAAACGTCTCAATGTAAAGGGTTCAAAAAATGAATTAAAGGACCTTGCAAAGACATTTAATGAAATGCTGGACAGAATTGAAAGTTCTGTAGAACAACAGAATCAATTTGTATCCGATGCATCTCATGAACTAAGAACTCCCATTTCTGTAATTCAAGGATATGCAAATCTTCTGTACAGGTGGGGAAAGAATGACAGGGAAGTTCTAGAAGAATCCATTAATGCAATTAAAAGTGAATCGGAAAACATGAAGGAGCTAGTGGAAAAGCTCTTATTCCTTGCAAGGGGAGATAAAAACGCTCAAAAAGTTGAAAAGGAAGATTTTATACTTAGTGAACTTATTAATGAATTGATAAGAGAGACAAAATTAGTCCATAAAGATCACCACATAGAAAGTGATCATAATGAAAAATTTAGTGTATACGCAGATAGGAAGCTTATTAAAGAGGCACTAAGGATATTTATGGATAATAGCATCAAATACACTAAAAAAGGGGGAACCATCAAACTAGATTCCCATTTTATACAGCATACAAATACTGCTGTTATAACCGTAGCAGATACAGGTATAGGCATTTCCAAAGAGCACATTCCCCATATATTCGAAAGGTTTTATAGAGCAGATAAGTCAAGAACAAAATCCAGCGGAGGTACAGGACTTGGACTTTCTATTGCAAAATGGATACTTGATATGCATCAGGGTACAATAGATGTATGGAGTGAACTTGATATAGGAACAGTTATAAAAATCACCTTTCCTGTAAAATAA
- a CDS encoding DNA topoisomerase IV subunit A, with protein sequence MAKNTSIPEDNNIIKIPIEEAMPDNYMPYAVEVAKDRALPDVRDGLKPVHRRIIYGAYMLKAFPERPYYKSARIVGDILGKYHPHGDTSVYDAMVILAQDFTTKMPIIDGHGNWGSQDGDSAAAMRYTEARLTPIAMEMVRDIEKDVVNMVDNYSGSEKEPEVLPARYPNLLVNGAFGIAVGLATNIPPHNLKEVIEAACAYIDCEDISTEKLMEYIKGPDLPTGGIIIGRQSLICAYTTGEGKATLRAKTSIEKLDNGRLGIVITEFPYRRSKARLLQTISEMTADKRHIKALEPISDIRDESDRNGIRAVIEFKKSTDKNLAQKVLKYLLKKTDLQCNIFFNMVALADGKPVTLGLKDILKHYIKYQKQIIKRRTEKELEGAKVRFHIVEGFIKAIGIMDEIIKTIRSSKSKKDAASNLMEKFEFTREQSEAILELMLYRLTGLEIVSFEKEHRELLKIIKKLTKILDSEKEILKVIKKELAEIAEKYGEERKTVIIEEEEEAKIDVKEILVDEDIVITISKEAFIKRISLKSYNRSSREVKDIEYREGDFNKYVINSSTKDTIMFFTDKGNMYKIKGMDIPEFKWREKGEKLENIIKGIDLSEENIVAVYSIDDFSSPQDFIFFTNMAGIKRTETNAFVTKYTKLMALRLKKEEELIDVKLVNRNESLNFIKVETKIGLKFTVKVPELALEDRNIIANELCSLVKGDKIVKMDLSEESGYETFYININKSGIIKISNSGRTFKNVFTNSSSNILVFTVCGRVFSMPSFMFEQIESSGINIRELMGISAQDILKMISIENFDYGYIYFFTKYGMIKRTELNEFKDINGWNTAHKFKNNEDFLVNVEYGKEKNEILLITEKGMAIKFQGDSINSMGKSASGVTAINLKGEDSVIYSMVMEEKANCKLNLTSVKGNKKQIKSKNIILQNRGGRGSNVMLVIMEDRIAEVKYIK encoded by the coding sequence TTGGCAAAAAATACATCGATTCCAGAAGATAATAATATAATAAAAATTCCCATAGAAGAAGCCATGCCGGATAATTATATGCCCTATGCGGTGGAAGTGGCAAAGGACAGGGCACTTCCTGATGTACGAGATGGATTAAAACCTGTGCATAGAAGAATAATCTATGGAGCGTATATGTTAAAGGCATTTCCAGAGAGACCCTATTATAAATCTGCAAGAATAGTAGGAGATATACTTGGAAAATACCATCCCCATGGAGATACTTCTGTTTATGACGCCATGGTAATACTGGCCCAGGATTTTACAACCAAAATGCCTATTATAGATGGCCACGGAAATTGGGGGAGTCAGGATGGAGACAGTGCTGCAGCTATGCGTTACACGGAAGCAAGACTCACACCTATTGCTATGGAAATGGTAAGAGATATAGAAAAAGATGTAGTAAATATGGTAGATAATTATTCAGGCTCTGAAAAAGAACCGGAAGTACTTCCAGCGAGGTATCCCAATTTGCTTGTAAATGGAGCTTTTGGTATAGCCGTGGGACTTGCAACCAACATTCCGCCCCATAATTTAAAGGAAGTAATAGAGGCTGCCTGTGCTTATATTGACTGTGAGGATATAAGTACGGAAAAACTTATGGAGTATATTAAAGGACCTGACCTGCCTACGGGAGGAATAATTATAGGTAGACAGTCCCTGATTTGTGCCTATACTACAGGAGAGGGAAAAGCTACTTTAAGGGCTAAAACTTCCATAGAAAAGCTTGATAATGGAAGACTTGGAATAGTAATAACAGAGTTTCCATATAGGAGAAGTAAGGCCAGGTTACTTCAGACTATTTCGGAGATGACGGCAGATAAAAGGCACATAAAGGCCTTAGAACCTATATCCGATATAAGAGACGAGTCTGATAGAAACGGTATAAGAGCGGTAATAGAATTTAAAAAATCTACGGATAAAAATTTAGCTCAAAAAGTTTTAAAATATTTATTAAAAAAGACGGATCTGCAGTGCAATATATTTTTTAATATGGTGGCCCTGGCAGATGGAAAGCCTGTCACACTGGGATTAAAGGATATATTAAAACACTATATTAAATATCAGAAACAAATTATAAAAAGAAGAACTGAAAAAGAATTAGAGGGAGCAAAAGTCAGATTCCATATTGTGGAAGGATTCATAAAAGCCATTGGAATTATGGATGAAATTATAAAGACTATCAGAAGTTCTAAATCAAAAAAAGATGCAGCTTCAAATCTTATGGAAAAATTTGAATTTACAAGGGAACAGTCAGAGGCCATCTTAGAACTTATGCTGTATAGACTCACAGGACTTGAAATAGTATCCTTTGAAAAGGAGCACAGAGAACTTTTAAAAATTATAAAAAAACTTACAAAAATATTGGATAGTGAAAAGGAAATTTTAAAAGTTATAAAAAAGGAATTGGCAGAGATTGCAGAAAAATATGGAGAGGAAAGAAAAACTGTCATTATTGAAGAGGAAGAAGAGGCAAAAATAGATGTGAAAGAAATTTTAGTAGATGAAGATATAGTTATTACCATATCTAAGGAAGCATTTATAAAGAGAATTTCTTTGAAAAGTTACAATCGTTCTAGCCGGGAAGTTAAGGATATAGAATATAGAGAGGGAGATTTTAATAAATATGTTATAAATTCCAGTACAAAAGATACAATTATGTTTTTTACTGACAAAGGAAATATGTATAAAATAAAGGGAATGGATATTCCAGAGTTTAAGTGGAGAGAAAAAGGAGAAAAACTGGAAAATATAATAAAAGGTATTGATCTTTCAGAAGAAAATATTGTGGCAGTTTATAGTATAGATGATTTTAGTTCACCACAGGATTTTATATTTTTCACTAATATGGCAGGTATAAAGAGAACTGAAACAAATGCATTTGTTACAAAGTATACCAAACTTATGGCACTAAGGCTAAAAAAAGAAGAAGAACTTATAGATGTAAAGCTGGTGAATAGAAATGAATCCTTAAATTTTATTAAAGTAGAAACAAAAATTGGACTTAAATTTACTGTAAAAGTACCGGAACTTGCCCTAGAGGATAGAAATATAATTGCCAATGAACTTTGTTCTCTGGTTAAAGGGGATAAGATAGTAAAAATGGACCTTTCAGAAGAATCAGGGTATGAAACCTTTTATATAAATATAAATAAATCAGGGATAATTAAAATTTCAAACAGCGGCAGAACCTTCAAAAATGTATTTACAAATTCTTCAAGCAATATATTGGTATTTACAGTTTGCGGGAGAGTTTTTTCTATGCCCTCTTTTATGTTTGAACAAATTGAAAGCAGCGGCATAAATATTAGAGAACTAATGGGAATAAGTGCTCAAGATATATTAAAAATGATTTCTATAGAAAATTTTGATTACGGATATATTTATTTTTTTACTAAATATGGTATGATAAAAAGGACAGAACTGAATGAGTTTAAAGATATAAATGGATGGAATACAGCACATAAATTTAAAAATAATGAAGATTTTCTTGTAAATGTGGAGTATGGAAAAGAAAAAAATGAAATACTTTTAATAACTGAAAAGGGTATGGCTATAAAATTTCAGGGAGACTCTATAAATTCTATGGGAAAGTCAGCCTCTGGAGTGACAGCTATAAATTTAAAGGGAGAAGATAGTGTAATATACTCTATGGTTATGGAAGAAAAAGCAAATTGCAAATTAAATTTAACTTCTGTAAAAGGAAATAAAAAACAGATAAAATCAAAGAATATTATCCTTCAAAATAGAGGGGGCAGGGGTTCGAATGTCATGCTTGTAATTATGGAAGATAGAATTGCAGAAGTTAAATATATAAAATAA
- the cooS gene encoding anaerobic carbon-monoxide dehydrogenase catalytic subunit has translation MSNNKICESADKVLENFISSLDNVQTSHHRVDSQKIKCGFGQLGVCCKLCANGPCRITPTSPKGICGANADTIVARNFLRAVAAGSGCYIHIVENTARNVKSLGEARGEIKGMNALNNLAEKLGITEPDLHKKAVLVADEVLKDLYKPKFEKMEVINKIAYAPRLKNWEELNIMPGGAKSEVFDGVVETSTNLNSDPVNMLLTCLKLGISTGIYGLTLTNLLNDIILGEPEIRPAKVGFKVVDSDYINLMITGHQHSMIAHLQDKLIEPEVIKKAQAIGAKGFRLVGCTCVGQDLQLRGKHYTEVFSGHAGNNFTSEALIATGGIDAIVSEFNCTLPGIEPITDKFLVKMICLDDVSKKSNAEYVEYSYNDREKISSHIIDEALESYKERRAKIKINIPKNHGFDDVITGVSETSLREFLGGSWKPLVDLIASGKIKGVAGIVGCSNLTAKGHDVFTVELAKELIKRNIIILSAGCSSGGLENVGLMSPGAAELAGDSLKEVCKSLGIPPVLNFGPCLAIGRLEIVAKELAEYLNIDIPQLPLVLSAPQWLEEQALADGSFGLALGIPLHLAISPFIGGSKVVTKVLCEDMVNLTGGKLIVEDDIVKAADKLEETILERRKSLGLN, from the coding sequence ATGTCAAATAACAAAATTTGTGAATCAGCAGATAAAGTATTAGAAAATTTCATAAGTTCTCTAGATAATGTACAAACTTCACACCATAGAGTGGACAGTCAGAAAATCAAATGTGGTTTTGGACAACTGGGAGTATGCTGTAAACTATGTGCCAATGGTCCCTGTAGAATAACCCCTACATCTCCAAAAGGAATATGTGGTGCTAATGCAGATACCATAGTTGCCAGAAATTTTCTACGGGCTGTAGCTGCAGGAAGTGGCTGTTATATTCATATAGTAGAAAATACAGCTAGGAATGTGAAATCCCTTGGAGAAGCCCGTGGGGAAATAAAGGGAATGAATGCCTTAAATAATTTAGCAGAAAAACTAGGTATAACAGAACCTGACCTCCACAAAAAAGCTGTCTTAGTAGCGGATGAAGTATTGAAAGATTTATATAAACCAAAGTTTGAAAAAATGGAAGTTATAAACAAAATAGCCTATGCACCTAGACTTAAGAATTGGGAAGAATTAAATATAATGCCTGGAGGTGCAAAATCAGAAGTTTTTGATGGCGTAGTAGAGACTTCCACAAATCTAAATAGTGATCCTGTCAACATGCTTTTAACCTGTTTAAAGCTTGGAATATCCACTGGAATTTACGGTCTTACCCTTACTAATTTATTAAACGACATCATTTTAGGTGAACCTGAAATAAGACCTGCAAAGGTTGGTTTTAAAGTAGTAGACTCAGATTATATAAACTTGATGATAACAGGTCATCAGCACTCCATGATTGCCCATCTTCAGGATAAACTCATAGAACCTGAAGTTATCAAAAAAGCTCAGGCAATCGGTGCCAAAGGCTTTAGATTAGTAGGCTGTACTTGTGTGGGACAGGATTTACAATTGAGGGGCAAACACTATACTGAAGTTTTTTCAGGTCATGCTGGAAATAATTTTACAAGTGAAGCTCTAATAGCTACAGGAGGTATAGACGCCATAGTATCAGAATTTAACTGTACTCTTCCCGGTATTGAGCCAATAACTGATAAGTTCCTGGTTAAAATGATATGCCTTGATGATGTAAGTAAAAAATCCAATGCAGAATATGTAGAATACTCCTACAACGATAGAGAAAAAATAAGCAGTCATATTATAGATGAAGCACTTGAAAGCTATAAGGAAAGAAGAGCTAAGATTAAAATTAATATTCCTAAAAATCATGGTTTTGATGATGTAATAACTGGTGTAAGTGAAACTTCTCTTAGAGAATTTTTAGGAGGCAGTTGGAAACCTCTTGTAGATCTCATAGCCTCCGGAAAAATAAAAGGTGTAGCGGGAATAGTAGGCTGCTCAAATCTAACTGCCAAAGGCCATGATGTATTTACAGTAGAACTTGCAAAAGAACTTATAAAGAGAAATATAATTATTCTCTCTGCAGGGTGCTCCAGCGGCGGTCTTGAAAATGTGGGGCTTATGTCACCTGGTGCTGCAGAACTTGCGGGAGACAGTTTAAAGGAAGTATGTAAAAGCCTTGGCATACCTCCTGTATTAAATTTTGGTCCTTGTCTTGCCATTGGAAGACTTGAAATTGTGGCAAAGGAATTGGCAGAGTACTTGAATATAGATATTCCTCAGCTTCCACTAGTTCTTTCAGCCCCTCAGTGGCTTGAAGAACAAGCTCTTGCAGATGGAAGTTTCGGACTTGCACTTGGGATTCCTCTTCATCTTGCCATATCCCCATTCATAGGAGGAAGTAAAGTTGTTACAAAAGTTCTCTGTGAAGATATGGTAAACCTTACAGGTGGAAAACTTATAGTGGAGGACGATATAGTAAAAGCTGCGGATAAATTAGAAGAAACCATACTTGAAAGAAGAAAAAGTTTAGGTCTTAATTAA
- a CDS encoding DUF4342 domain-containing protein, with the protein MSISIEQIDLLRRRANVGYKEAKEALEKCNGDIVEALSYLEEQDKIKPEKECAGNSDFMGKVKRLITRANKIKFVISKDKKTILNIPSTLAAILVIVAMPVAIVSLIIALVTGCKIKFHRENGEDLDINRKIDKVTNVVTDVKDKITKEFNNA; encoded by the coding sequence ATGTCAATTAGTATTGAACAGATTGACCTATTGAGGAGAAGAGCTAATGTAGGATATAAAGAAGCAAAAGAGGCACTGGAAAAATGTAATGGGGATATAGTTGAAGCACTTTCCTATCTTGAAGAACAAGATAAGATTAAACCGGAAAAGGAATGTGCTGGCAATTCAGATTTTATGGGAAAAGTAAAAAGATTGATTACTAGGGCCAATAAAATAAAATTTGTAATATCAAAGGATAAAAAGACCATATTGAATATACCATCTACTTTAGCAGCAATACTTGTTATAGTGGCAATGCCAGTGGCAATAGTATCCCTTATAATTGCCCTAGTTACAGGTTGTAAAATAAAATTTCATAGAGAAAATGGAGAAGATTTAGATATCAACAGAAAAATAGACAAGGTTACAAATGTAGTCACAGATGTCAAAGATAAAATAACAAAAGAATTTAATAATGCCTAA
- a CDS encoding DNA gyrase/topoisomerase IV subunit B — MGDKISSVYDVNSLTSLEKLEPVRVRPGMYIGSTGSKGLHHCIWEILDNSIDEISNGFGDKVCVILNEDGSVSVIDNGRGIPTGTHPVTKKNGVEMVFTSLHTGGKFNNDIYKTSGGLHGVGGAVVNALSSWMEVEVKQNGHIYKQKFEYAYDSTLKKIMPGTPVTGLEIIGNTDDTGTKVTFMPDNKVFSTVDFKLDIIEERLKELAFQNKGITLKLIHWEEKNKVEKEYHSDRGLLDFIEYLNESKTPLHKEPILFQGERSVEGIKMKGEVCIQFTDSTTYHIASYVNNIPTTESGTHESGFKTGMTRAFKEWAKKLNLIKEKDREFEGEDLREGMTAIVKVSINNPVFEGQTKTKLGNSEAYTIMNELSYTKLSEWIEDNKNTASIIINNALHAAARREKIKKINDAEKKKIGKGAAPLAGKIAVCTLKDSSKCEFIVVEGDSAGGSAKQARDRRFQTIMPSKGKIMNTEKQKLENVLGSEELKIFNTAIGTGILKNYNEKDLKYDKIIILSDADVDGYHIRALWMTYIYRYMRELILNGHLYIALPPLYKVYKQVRGKEVVKYAYSDNQLLQAKREIGPKALIQRYKGLGEMNPDQLWDTTLNPESRTLQQITIDDVIKAEKMVSLLMGDVVAPRKKYMYKHAEF, encoded by the coding sequence GTGGGAGATAAAATAAGCAGCGTTTATGATGTTAATTCATTAACTTCATTAGAAAAACTTGAACCAGTACGTGTCAGGCCAGGTATGTATATAGGATCTACCGGCAGCAAAGGTCTCCACCATTGCATATGGGAAATACTAGATAATTCCATAGATGAGATTTCCAATGGATTTGGAGATAAGGTATGTGTCATATTGAATGAAGATGGAAGTGTGTCTGTAATAGATAATGGCAGGGGGATACCTACGGGAACCCATCCTGTAACCAAAAAAAATGGAGTTGAAATGGTGTTTACGTCCCTTCACACAGGAGGTAAATTTAATAATGATATATATAAGACTTCTGGAGGACTCCATGGAGTTGGAGGAGCGGTAGTAAATGCCCTTTCCAGTTGGATGGAAGTTGAAGTAAAACAAAATGGACATATATATAAACAGAAATTTGAATATGCCTATGATAGCACACTTAAAAAAATCATGCCGGGAACTCCTGTAACAGGCCTTGAAATAATAGGAAATACTGATGATACGGGAACTAAAGTAACATTTATGCCGGATAACAAGGTGTTTTCTACAGTAGATTTCAAATTGGACATAATAGAAGAAAGACTTAAAGAACTGGCTTTTCAGAATAAAGGTATAACTTTGAAACTTATACATTGGGAAGAAAAAAATAAAGTTGAAAAAGAATATCACTCAGATAGAGGACTTTTAGACTTTATAGAATATTTAAATGAAAGCAAAACACCTCTTCACAAAGAGCCTATATTATTTCAAGGAGAGAGAAGTGTTGAAGGCATAAAAATGAAAGGGGAGGTGTGTATACAGTTTACAGATTCTACTACATATCACATAGCAAGTTACGTAAATAATATTCCAACTACAGAGTCTGGAACTCATGAAAGTGGATTTAAAACAGGTATGACCAGAGCCTTTAAGGAATGGGCTAAAAAGTTAAACTTGATAAAGGAAAAAGACAGGGAATTTGAAGGAGAAGACTTGAGAGAGGGAATGACAGCTATAGTTAAGGTGAGTATAAACAATCCCGTGTTTGAAGGTCAGACTAAGACAAAGCTTGGAAATAGTGAAGCATATACTATAATGAATGAGCTTTCCTATACTAAACTTTCAGAATGGATAGAGGATAACAAAAATACTGCTTCTATTATAATAAATAATGCCCTTCATGCTGCCGCAAGGAGAGAAAAAATAAAAAAGATAAATGATGCGGAAAAGAAGAAAATAGGTAAAGGGGCGGCACCTCTTGCAGGTAAGATTGCAGTATGTACTTTAAAAGATTCTTCAAAATGTGAGTTTATAGTGGTGGAAGGAGATTCGGCAGGTGGATCTGCAAAACAGGCCAGAGACAGAAGGTTTCAGACTATAATGCCTTCTAAGGGCAAAATAATGAATACAGAAAAACAAAAACTTGAAAATGTTCTAGGCAGTGAGGAGTTAAAAATATTTAATACTGCCATAGGTACGGGGATACTGAAAAATTATAATGAAAAAGATCTTAAATATGACAAAATAATAATATTAAGTGATGCAGATGTAGATGGGTATCATATAAGAGCCCTTTGGATGACTTACATATATAGATATATGAGAGAACTTATTTTAAATGGACATCTTTATATCGCACTGCCTCCCCTTTATAAGGTGTATAAACAGGTAAGAGGCAAGGAGGTAGTAAAGTATGCCTACAGTGATAATCAGCTCCTGCAGGCAAAAAGAGAAATAGGTCCTAAAGCTTTGATACAGAGATATAAAGGTCTTGGAGAGATGAATCCGGATCAGCTCTGGGATACTACTTTAAATCCTGAAAGTAGAACACTGCAGCAGATAACTATAGATGATGTGATAAAGGCAGAAAAAATGGTGTCTTTGCTCATGGGAGACGTGGTGGCACCTAGAAAAAAATATATGTACAAACATGCAGAATTTTAG
- a CDS encoding M16 family metallopeptidase — MEKYIFQNGLKLLYEYRPGKVSSVCIGFNAGALEEGEDFSKGTAHALEHIISKGTKNRNEDDINIQLDRIFGFENAMTNYPYTIYYGTCFSEDLHRGIELYSDMILNASFPKVGFEQEMNIIFQELKEWKDNSYQHCEDLLFKNSFKLRRIKETIIGNEHSIRNITLDGIKRFYHKFYVPENCVICICSSMEFNYIYDLIKSYFGHWKKSCEKSFVESDKNSEILYEKNEKGIFIESVPGIKGVKIQYIFDIHHLNFKEARVLPVLNTIFGQGVGSLLFNEIRTCQGLAYEVGSSMKNERGIKLFSIKMGTSAENIDRAISTVNSVIEKFKYSTLHFENQEIKHKIKSIKLKDEIKREKSIEFCKENVIKELMDENYSLDKGEEAFKIKPWHINEVAGKFMNGPSIQILRG; from the coding sequence GTGGAAAAATATATATTTCAAAATGGACTTAAATTATTATATGAGTATAGACCTGGGAAAGTATCTTCTGTTTGTATAGGATTTAATGCAGGAGCTTTAGAAGAAGGGGAGGATTTTTCAAAAGGTACTGCTCATGCACTGGAGCATATTATATCAAAGGGCACTAAAAATAGAAATGAGGATGATATAAACATTCAGCTTGACAGGATATTTGGATTTGAAAATGCTATGACAAACTATCCCTATACCATTTATTATGGAACTTGCTTTTCTGAAGATCTGCATAGGGGAATTGAATTATACAGCGATATGATTTTAAATGCTTCTTTTCCAAAGGTTGGCTTTGAACAAGAAATGAATATAATATTTCAGGAACTAAAAGAATGGAAGGATAATTCTTATCAGCACTGTGAAGACTTGCTTTTTAAAAATTCATTTAAATTAAGGCGCATAAAGGAAACCATAATAGGAAATGAACATAGTATTAGAAATATCACTTTAGATGGAATAAAAAGATTTTATCATAAATTTTATGTGCCTGAAAACTGTGTTATATGCATTTGTTCTTCCATGGAATTTAATTATATCTATGATCTTATAAAAAGCTATTTTGGACATTGGAAAAAAAGTTGTGAAAAAAGTTTTGTAGAGTCTGATAAAAATTCAGAGATACTGTATGAAAAAAATGAAAAAGGTATATTTATAGAAAGTGTACCGGGCATAAAAGGAGTAAAAATACAATATATATTTGATATTCATCACTTGAACTTTAAAGAAGCCAGGGTTCTTCCTGTACTTAATACCATTTTTGGTCAGGGAGTGGGGAGTTTGCTTTTCAATGAAATAAGAACTTGCCAGGGTCTTGCCTATGAGGTGGGGAGCAGTATGAAAAATGAAAGGGGAATAAAACTTTTTTCTATAAAAATGGGAACTTCTGCGGAAAATATAGATAGGGCTATATCTACAGTAAATAGTGTTATAGAGAAGTTTAAGTATTCCACTTTGCATTTTGAAAACCAGGAAATAAAGCATAAGATCAAAAGTATAAAATTAAAAGATGAAATTAAAAGAGAAAAATCTATTGAGTTTTGCAAGGAAAATGTCATAAAAGAACTTATGGATGAGAACTATTCTCTTGATAAAGGGGAAGAGGCATTCAAAATTAAACCCTGGCATATAAATGAAGTCGCCGGTAAATTTATGAATGGGCCTTCCATACAGATTCTGAGGGGTTAG
- a CDS encoding DJ-1 family glyoxalase III, with protein sequence MKKAIILLAEGFEEIEALTCVDVLRRGNIDCRICSISGKEDVKGAHGVVVKAEILLQNINEDEYEAIILPGGMPGAVNLRDNEKVIEIVKKFDRENKIIAAICAAPIVLKKAGIIYNRKVTSYPGFEEELQAYNYSEEIVVQERNLITSRGPATAPYFALKVLENLSGTEGVENLRKDMLLDLVKN encoded by the coding sequence ATGAAAAAAGCTATAATTTTACTTGCCGAGGGTTTTGAGGAAATAGAAGCTTTAACCTGTGTAGATGTTTTAAGAAGAGGAAATATAGATTGTAGAATTTGTTCTATAAGTGGCAAAGAAGATGTAAAAGGAGCACACGGAGTAGTAGTTAAAGCAGAGATTTTACTTCAAAATATAAATGAAGATGAATATGAGGCCATTATACTTCCGGGGGGTATGCCGGGAGCAGTAAATTTAAGAGATAACGAAAAAGTTATAGAGATAGTAAAAAAATTTGACAGGGAAAATAAAATAATAGCTGCAATATGTGCAGCACCTATAGTTTTAAAGAAGGCGGGAATAATTTATAACAGAAAAGTAACTTCTTATCCTGGATTTGAAGAGGAACTTCAAGCTTATAATTACAGTGAAGAAATAGTAGTTCAAGAGCGAAATTTAATAACGAGCAGAGGTCCTGCTACAGCACCTTATTTTGCCCTTAAAGTTTTAGAAAACCTCTCAGGCACGGAAGGTGTAGAAAATTTAAGAAAAGATATGCTGTTGGATTTAGTTAAGAATTAA